From Natronincola ferrireducens, the proteins below share one genomic window:
- a CDS encoding sialic acid TRAP transporter substrate-binding protein SiaP, protein MKKRLGILLLCLMVVLSLVGCGTNTSQEAVDVDSGEVEVGESYVLKFGMVAGTQSNEYKAVQKLVEEVKEKSDGRLTIEIFPESQLGDDRAMLEQLEGGALDLTLAETGRFGIWVPRAEILGASYIVDSFEHLQRVIYETDFGKELHEELINKHNWRVIGTGYNGTRQTSSNRAINSIDDMKGLKIRVPNHQPLLEYAEFVGATPTPMAFTEVYLALQTNAVDAQENPLSTIKAVKFYEVQDYLAITNHTINDVNYIVSEHTWNKLPNDLQAILKDATVEAAVYHTSLFVNEEKELIEYFEGEGVTVTKPDLAPFKEAVAKSYQRYIDDIGDEAQKVLDAIESVR, encoded by the coding sequence ATGAAAAAAAGGTTAGGGATTTTATTATTATGTTTAATGGTAGTATTATCATTGGTAGGCTGTGGTACGAATACTAGCCAAGAAGCAGTTGATGTAGATAGTGGTGAAGTGGAAGTAGGAGAGAGTTATGTATTGAAGTTTGGTATGGTTGCTGGGACTCAATCAAATGAGTATAAAGCTGTTCAAAAGCTAGTAGAAGAAGTGAAGGAAAAAAGTGATGGTAGATTAACAATTGAAATTTTTCCTGAGTCTCAGCTTGGTGATGATCGTGCTATGTTAGAGCAGCTTGAAGGTGGTGCTTTAGATTTAACATTAGCAGAAACAGGACGTTTTGGTATTTGGGTACCAAGAGCAGAAATATTAGGGGCATCCTATATCGTCGATAGCTTTGAACATTTACAAAGAGTTATTTATGAAACAGATTTTGGTAAGGAACTACATGAGGAATTAATCAATAAACATAATTGGAGAGTTATAGGAACTGGATACAATGGAACACGACAAACCAGTAGTAATAGAGCTATTAATAGTATAGATGATATGAAGGGATTAAAGATTAGGGTACCAAATCATCAACCGTTATTAGAATATGCTGAGTTTGTTGGGGCAACGCCTACACCAATGGCATTTACCGAAGTTTACCTTGCTTTACAGACAAATGCTGTTGATGCCCAAGAGAATCCATTGTCTACAATTAAAGCAGTTAAGTTCTATGAAGTACAGGACTATCTTGCTATAACCAACCATACAATTAATGATGTTAACTACATCGTAAGTGAGCATACATGGAATAAACTTCCTAATGATCTGCAAGCTATATTAAAGGATGCTACTGTAGAAGCCGCAGTTTACCATACTAGTTTGTTTGTAAATGAGGAAAAGGAATTAATTGAATACTTTGAAGGAGAAGGGGTAACTGTTACTAAGCCTGATTTAGCACCGTTTAAAGAGGCAGTTGCAAAATCCTATCAAAGATATATCGATGATATTGGAGATGAAGCACAAAAAGTGTTGGACGCTATTGAAAGTGTTCGATAA
- a CDS encoding MBL fold metallo-hydrolase produces the protein MFKQNKLLFFVITVMLVTALLMGCSSEDIGENLLYNGVEGQENQGVVKPSSSIKGEMKVHFIDVGQGDATLIQTPNNKTILIDAGDRDKGTSVVEYIKTQSIYTIDVLIATHPHADHIGGIPHVINSFNIGEVYMPKVPHTTKTYEDLLLAIQNKGLKIKTAKAGVTLDIDSSIEAVMMAPNSEKYESLNDYSTVLKVVYEDSSFIITGDAEESSEKEMLAKGHDLKADVLRVSHHGSRSSTIQPFLNEVNPKYGIISVGTNNRYGHPHDEAVARLSRAGVDIYRTDIHGHILITTDGQSYNIHLEKKGWSNPNPNPNPTPNTNQTDSSVAVPKSIPTEKIDINTASLEELQHIIHIGHEYAEQIINLRPFKTIDELTKVKGIGDSRLRDIIEEGKAFVEEGGEK, from the coding sequence ATGTTCAAACAAAATAAGCTTTTATTTTTTGTAATAACGGTTATGTTAGTTACAGCATTATTAATGGGATGTTCTTCGGAAGATATTGGAGAAAATCTTCTGTACAATGGGGTAGAAGGTCAGGAAAATCAAGGAGTAGTTAAACCTTCATCATCTATTAAGGGAGAAATGAAAGTACATTTCATTGATGTAGGTCAAGGAGATGCAACCCTAATTCAGACACCTAATAACAAAACCATATTAATCGATGCGGGGGATAGAGACAAAGGAACTAGCGTGGTTGAATATATTAAAACCCAAAGTATCTATACTATTGATGTTTTAATAGCCACCCATCCCCATGCTGACCACATAGGAGGAATACCTCATGTAATCAATAGCTTTAATATTGGTGAGGTATATATGCCTAAGGTACCCCATACTACAAAAACATATGAGGATTTACTACTTGCCATACAAAACAAAGGCTTGAAGATTAAAACAGCAAAGGCGGGAGTTACTCTTGATATTGATTCATCTATAGAGGCAGTGATGATGGCACCAAATAGTGAAAAGTATGAAAGTCTTAATGATTATTCTACAGTACTAAAGGTTGTATATGAGGACAGTTCTTTTATCATTACTGGTGATGCTGAAGAATCCTCAGAAAAAGAAATGCTGGCAAAGGGCCATGATCTTAAAGCTGATGTATTAAGAGTAAGTCACCACGGCAGTAGGTCATCCACCATACAACCCTTTTTAAATGAAGTGAATCCCAAGTATGGAATAATATCAGTGGGCACTAACAATAGGTACGGCCACCCCCATGATGAAGCTGTGGCAAGGTTAAGTAGGGCTGGTGTAGATATTTATAGAACAGATATTCATGGACATATCCTTATAACTACAGATGGACAGTCCTATAATATCCATCTTGAGAAAAAAGGTTGGTCAAATCCAAACCCAAATCCTAATCCAACACCTAATACTAACCAAACTGACTCATCAGTTGCAGTTCCTAAGTCTATACCTACAGAGAAAATCGATATTAATACAGCGAGCTTAGAGGAATTACAACATATTATACATATTGGCCATGAATATGCAGAACAAATTATAAACTTAAGACCCTTTAAAACCATTGACGAACTAACAAAAGTAAAAGGAATTGGAGACAGTAGATTAAGAGACATTATTGAAGAAGGTAAAGCCTTTGTTGAGGAAGGAGGAGAAAAGTGA
- a CDS encoding TRAP transporter small permease, which translates to MRRFLKNFEEYVGGTLFIVMFIVLVAQIIARQVFDQPIKWSEELARFLFVYIGFLGVSAGIKDGQHVAITFLLEKFPPKIQRVMQIVFQLAILGILVVLFIIGVRMTIRKIPVTIVSLKISYMYMYIALPITTLLMIYRLLERNFNEFIRKS; encoded by the coding sequence ATGAGAAGATTTTTGAAAAATTTTGAAGAATACGTAGGTGGAACACTATTTATTGTTATGTTTATTGTATTGGTGGCACAAATAATAGCACGTCAAGTTTTTGACCAGCCCATCAAGTGGTCGGAAGAATTGGCAAGATTTCTATTTGTATATATAGGATTTTTAGGGGTGAGTGCTGGCATTAAGGATGGCCAGCACGTCGCCATCACATTCTTACTTGAAAAATTTCCTCCTAAAATACAAAGGGTGATGCAAATAGTATTTCAGCTGGCAATTTTAGGGATTTTAGTTGTTCTATTTATAATAGGTGTTAGAATGACAATTAGAAAAATACCCGTAACGATTGTATCCCTAAAGATATCCTATATGTATATGTATATTGCACTACCAATTACTACTTTATTAATGATATACCGTTTGCTTGAAAGAAATTTTAATGAATTCATTAGAAAATCATGA
- a CDS encoding N-acetylneuraminate lyase, which yields MKGIFTALITPFHGDGKINEKGLRQVVRHNIDKMGVHGLYVGGSTGENFLLSKETKKEIFSIVKEEVGTQVKLIAQIGSLNIEEAIELGKYATDLGYDALSSVTPYYYKFSFNEIKNYYLQLIEATGNKMIIYSIPVLTGVNFSLGEFDQILNLPNVIGVKFTDSDFVKLERLKRLYPEKTFLFGFDEIMLAGCVFNADGAIGSTYNVMGDKAVAIYNLVQEEKIKEAMEIQSNMNQVIEVMIQHGVYQSIKEILKLKGIDGGHMKFPFSELSGEGKEEVKKIMELI from the coding sequence ATGAAGGGTATTTTTACCGCACTTATTACACCATTTCATGGGGATGGCAAGATCAATGAAAAGGGTCTACGGCAGGTAGTTCGACATAATATTGATAAAATGGGGGTCCATGGATTATATGTTGGAGGTTCTACAGGGGAGAACTTTCTTTTATCAAAGGAAACTAAGAAAGAAATTTTTTCCATTGTAAAGGAAGAGGTTGGTACTCAAGTAAAGCTAATTGCTCAAATAGGCTCTTTGAACATAGAAGAGGCTATAGAACTTGGAAAATATGCAACAGACTTAGGATATGATGCTTTATCATCGGTAACACCCTATTACTATAAATTTTCTTTTAATGAAATAAAAAATTATTACTTACAGCTGATTGAAGCAACAGGAAATAAAATGATTATTTATTCTATTCCTGTTTTGACAGGGGTAAACTTCAGTTTAGGGGAGTTTGATCAAATACTAAACCTACCTAATGTCATCGGTGTTAAATTTACCGATTCGGATTTTGTAAAGTTGGAAAGACTTAAAAGACTTTATCCTGAAAAAACATTTTTATTTGGTTTTGACGAAATTATGCTGGCGGGATGTGTCTTTAATGCTGATGGTGCCATAGGGAGCACCTATAATGTAATGGGAGATAAGGCAGTAGCTATATATAATTTGGTTCAGGAAGAAAAAATTAAGGAAGCTATGGAAATTCAAAGTAACATGAACCAAGTTATCGAAGTGATGATTCAGCATGGTGTTTACCAAAGTATTAAAGAGATTCTAAAGCTTAAGGGAATTGATGGGGGACATATGAAGTTTCCTTTTTCTGAATTAAGTGGGGAAGGTAAAGAAGAAGTCAAAAAGATTATGGAGCTCATATAG
- a CDS encoding DUF3006 domain-containing protein, translated as MKIIIDRFEGDYAVVELEDKSIVDMPIALVPQNATEGDVIEIKVDMEETESRKKRIEQLMKDLWEDE; from the coding sequence GTGAAAATAATTATTGACAGATTTGAAGGAGATTATGCAGTTGTAGAGCTTGAAGATAAAAGCATTGTAGATATGCCAATAGCACTGGTTCCCCAAAATGCAACAGAGGGAGACGTTATAGAAATTAAGGTTGATATGGAAGAGACAGAATCAAGGAAAAAAAGAATTGAACAACTTATGAAGGATTTATGGGAGGATGAGTAG
- a CDS encoding N-acetylmannosamine-6-phosphate 2-epimerase: MDKLSSIEGKLIVSCQALEDEALHSSFIMSKMALAAYMGGAAGIRANGVEDIKAIKKEVNLPIIGIIKKQYPNSDIKITPTMKEVEILYGENVDIIAFDATDRVRPNGESVKAFIEKVKQTYPDQVLMADISTVEEAIMAEKCGVDFVGTTLVGYTNYTVEDNSLEVLEEIIRRINIPVIAEGNFDTPEKAKKAIEIGAYAVVVGSAITRPTCITQKFVEQLK, from the coding sequence ATGGATAAATTAAGTAGTATAGAAGGAAAATTAATTGTTTCATGTCAAGCTTTAGAGGATGAGGCATTACATAGTTCATTTATTATGTCTAAGATGGCATTAGCTGCTTATATGGGAGGGGCTGCAGGAATAAGAGCAAATGGCGTTGAGGATATTAAAGCTATTAAGAAGGAAGTAAATTTACCGATTATTGGAATTATAAAAAAACAGTATCCCAATAGTGATATTAAAATTACCCCCACAATGAAGGAAGTTGAAATCCTCTATGGGGAGAATGTAGATATTATTGCCTTTGATGCCACCGATCGAGTAAGACCCAATGGAGAATCTGTGAAGGCCTTTATAGAAAAGGTAAAACAAACCTATCCAGATCAAGTCTTAATGGCGGATATATCAACAGTAGAGGAAGCTATCATGGCAGAAAAGTGTGGTGTAGACTTTGTTGGAACAACCTTGGTAGGTTATACCAATTACACAGTTGAGGATAATTCCCTTGAAGTTCTAGAGGAGATTATCAGAAGGATCAACATACCAGTCATAGCAGAGGGAAATTTTGATACACCTGAGAAGGCAAAAAAGGCTATAGAAATCGGTGCCTATGCTGTTGTTGTAGGAAGTGCAATTACAAGACCCACCTGTATTACCCAAAAATTTGTAGAACAACTAAAGTAG